In the genome of Aspergillus flavus chromosome 8, complete sequence, one region contains:
- a CDS encoding uncharacterized protein (hypothetical protein ASPNI_35589) — MPAKVFVTGITGYIGGDAFHLIQQNHPDFEFSALIRTEDKAQKVRQKYPKVRIVLGDLDDADKIAKEAAWADIVIHTADASDHVGAANAIAKGMVDGHSPERPGYWLHTGGTGILTYFDSEVRKVSGEPDDKVFNDWDGVDELVNLPAAAFHRNVDEIVLDVGSKHSDRVKTVIVCPPTIYGRGRGPVSGRGRQVYELASFILTQKYSPQLGRGLARWNNVHVYDLSRLYDGLVRAALDPTRQNDKEIWGAKGYFLSENGEHVWGDLSRQIGQQAFKHGYLTQEPEHKQWSLDEALKSPAGFEAASWGYNSRGSALRAREVLGWKPQEQSLEAEIPEIIRAEAARLGQ; from the exons ATGCCCGCAAAAGTGTTCGTGACCGGAATTACCGGTTATATCGGAGGTGACGCATTCCACCTCATCCAGCAGAACCATCCGGACTTCGAGTTCTCCGCTCTGATTCGAACGGAGGACAAAGCTCAGAAAGTACGCCAGAAGTATCCAAAGGTGCGGATAGTCCTGGGAGACTTGGACGATGCAGACAAGATCGCCAAAGAAGCTGCATGGGCAGACATTGTGATTC ACACCGCCGACGCTTCGGATCATGTTGGAGCCGCAAATGCCATCGCGAAGGGAATGGTCGATGGCCATAGTCCCGAGCGGCCGGGTTACTGGTTGCATACCGGTGGTACCGGTATCTTGACTTACTTTGATTCGGAAGTACGCAAGGTCTCCGGCGAGCCTGACGACAAGGTATTCAACGATTGGGACGGCGTTGACGAGCTGGTTAATCTGCCTGCGGCTGCATTTCATCGGAATGTAGATGAAATCGTGTTAGACGTCGGTTCCAAGCATTCCGACCGTGTCAAGACGGTCATTGTTTGCCCTCCTACTATCTACGGCCGCGGCAGGGGACCCGTGTCAGGTCGTGGTCGACAAGTCTATGAGTTGGCCTCGTTTATCCTGACGCAGAAGTATAGTCCCCAACTAGGAAGAGGTTTGGCTCGGTGGAACAATGTGCATGTCTACGACCTAAGTAGGCTATATGACGGCCTAGTGCGGGCCGCTCTGGATCCTACAAGACAGAACGACAAGGAAATTTGGGGTGCTAAGGGCTACTTTCTTTCTGAGAATGGAGAACATGTTTGGGGGGACCTGTCTAGGCAGATAGGTCAGCAAGCTTTCAAACATGGTTATCTCACGCAAGAACCAGAGCATAAGCAATGGTCGCTTGACGAAGCCTTGAAATCACCTGCTGGCTTCGAGGCTGCCAGCTGGGGGTACAATTCCAGAGGTTCTGCTCTTCGAGCTAGGGAAGTGTTAGGTTGGAAGCCCCAAGAGCAGAGCCTTGAGGCGGAGATCCCTGAAATTATCCGCGCTGAGGCAGCTAGGCTAGGTCAGTGA
- a CDS encoding thioredoxin, with amino-acid sequence MTVIEIEVVFDFVCAWCYIGKRKLDRAIALYQRVYPGGISDVFSIKWRPYYLNYNPHPYSIPKSELIDDRLSDMTLEQRTSLFSRMNQIGRSVGIHFKGGGMIGNTRDAHRLVHLCGTQSPEVQSALVEKILEAYHELEKDISSKEVLTELAVDAGLDGKQVREWLDSELTADVVDEEARKNKEEEDNTGVPRYVIQNVHRLAGAEDPSEFIGIFAKVKEDESQP; translated from the exons ATGACGGTTATTGAAATCGAAGTAGTTTTTGACTTCGTTTGTGCA TGGTGCTATATCGGTAAGCGCAAGCTAGACAGAGCCATCGCTCTATACCAAAGGGTCTACCCAGGTGGAATATCGGATGTCTTCTCTATCAAATGGCGTCCCTACTACCTCAACTACAATCCGCATCCGTACAGCATTCCCAAGAGTGAATTGATCGATGACCGGTTGAGCGACATGACTCTGGAGCAGCGAACGTCCCTGTTCAGCCGCATGAATCAGATTGGACGGTCAGTCGGTATACATTTTAAAGGTGGAGGTATGATTGGGAATACTCGTGACGCGCATCGCCTTGTTCATCTTTGCGGAACCCAGTCTCCTGAGGTTCAAAGCGCGCTggtggagaagatccttgAGGCCTATCATGAGTTAGAGAAAGATATTTCATCAAAGGAGGTATTGACTGAGCTGGCTGTGGATGCTGGGCTCGATGGGAAGCAGGTGCGTGAGTGGTTGGATTCTGAGCTGACGGCAGATGTTGTGGACGAAGAGGCCCGCAAGAataaagaggaagaggacaaTACGGGTGTCCCTCGTTATGTTATTCAGAATGTGCATCGGTTGGCTGGTGCCGAAGATCCCTCTGAGTTTATTGGGATTTTTGCGAAGGTTAAGGAAGACGAATCTCAACCCTGA
- a CDS encoding fungal-specific transcription factor has protein sequence MSSRKPPKYISCTRCQSKKTRCNRVQPRCDKCEAINAECIYVPRKARAKKQSNPSEKDLLLDILRRLERLEDHCKINPDSEGHGVASSSISVSSDFTRSRPASIDLLHSSQPRTPNTQSVVHSMLNGIKDDRARSLLASNVFCHLRNVESRLFENETCVKAVEAAMAEVERLESAREVNVLDPPAITKEMAKRWVKSYYEVYQFEGFRVPLEKSFVMSIPDLLEIPHVHLDSTSQIIYYNVLLQGIMLDSEYLPGRGKIIQYLYQSSMTLLDDWLCHIENTLPDMFAAFLMISMTLEGCNSEMAWKIFGYACNIARAMGFFSVDEPSDGQNSQSEPHSNSESEVDKNRKRFEFWHLLRMDCLFRLSFGKPALIPGGSWTVNFPDPTITGIDDASTRFIQIHFLASMRLTLTLLKYLDLVGVEMQQDTDVYDQTLDGLIAEVQTIMSDWNAEELVSSATNHVDTWFIVDILFSSYKMLIVFTQSKRCNQNSQFLPRHTVDVARKSLRMFQSLMSSVLSAYWGIRYVLLKYLITPCSPQLSSYSLILMHQFIPFFILCGEIIGSHRYNELEDDFILVSWLNDFVDKAAEERPELRPIAAIAKAMTIACQQVQFPAS, from the exons atgagCTCCCGGAAGCCGCCGAAGTACATATCG TGTACTCGCTGCCAATCCAAAAAG ACTCGATGCAACAGAGTCCAACCTCGATGTGATAAATGTGAAGCCATCAATGCGGAATGTATCTATGTACCCCGAAAAGCTCGGGCAAAGAAGCAAAG TAATCCCTCTGAAAAAGATCTTTTACTGGACATACTCAGACGTCTCGAACGTCTAGAGGACCACTGTAAGATTAATCCAGATAGCGAAGGTCACGGCGTTGCTTCCAGTTCAATATCCGTGTCATCGGACTTTACTCGAAGCAGGCCGGCAAGCATCGACCTGCTGCACAGTAGCCAGCCTCGAACCCCAAACACGCAATCCGTGGTCCATAGCATGTTGAACGGGATAAAAGATGATCGGGCCAGGTCGCTACTTGCTTCCAATGTATTTTGCCATCTGCGGAACGTGGAATCTCGTCTTTTTGAGAACGAAACATGTGTGAAAGCGGTAGAAGCTGCCATGGCGGAAGTTGAACGCCTGGAAAGTGCACGAGAAGTCAACGTCCTAGATCCTCCTGCCATCACTAAAGAAATGGCAAAGAGGTGGGTAAAAT CATACTACGAAGTCTACCAGTTCGAGGGATTTCGAGTTCCTCTTGAGAAGAGCTTCGTCATGTCTATCCCCGACCTGTTGGAGATACCCCACGTCCACCTGGACAGCACATCGCAGATTATTTACTACAACGTGCTCCTTCAAGGCATTATGTTAGATTCGGAATACCTTCCTGGGAGAGGTAAAATCATACAATATCTTTACCAGAGTAGTATGACGTTGCTAGATGATTGGCTATGTCACATCGAAAACACCCTCCCGGACATGTTTGCAGCGTTTCTTATG ATATCGATGACACTCGAGGGTTGTAATAGCGAAATGGCCTGGAAGATTTTCGGGTATGCCTGTAATATTGCTCGAGCAATGGGATTTTTCTCCGTCGATGAACCATCGGACGGACAAAATTCTCAGTCTGAACCTCATAGCAATAGTGAAAGTGAGGTGGATAAAAATCGAAAGCGATTCGAATTTTGGCATCTTCTGAGGATGGATTGTCTGTTCCGTCTATCTTTTGGCAAGCCGGCCCTCATACCCGGTGGGTCATGGACAGTAAACTTCCCTGATCCCACCATTACCGGCATTGATGATGCGTCTACGCGCTTTATTCAGATTCATTTCCTAGCATCGATGCGTCTTACACTAACTTTATTAAAGTACTTGGACTTGGTGGGCGTTGAAATGCAGCAGGATACGGATGTGTATGATCAGACACTCGATGGCCTCATTGCAGAAGTGCAAACGATCATGTCAGACTGGAACGCG GAGGAACTTGTCAGCAGCGCCACGAATCATGTTGACACATGGTTCATTGTGGACATCTTATTCAGTAGCTACAAGATGCTCATCGTCTTCACGCAATCCAAGAGATGCAATCAGAACAGTCAATTCCTACCAAGACACACTGTAGATGTTGCAAGAAAATCGTTGAGAATGTTTCAGTCTCTGATGAGTTCGGTACTGTCCGCGTACTGGGGTATTAGGTATGTTCTCTTGAAGTATCTGATTACCCCGTGCTCACCacagctttcttcttataGTCTCATACTTATGCACCAATTCATCCCGTTCTTTATCCTTTGCGGGGAGATTATCGGATCCCATAGATACAACGAGCTCGAGGACGACTTCATCCTGGTGTCCTGGCTCAACGACTTTGTGGACAAGGCAGCAGAGGAACGACCCGAGCTACGGCCAATTGCCGCTATAGCAAAGGCGATGACCATAGCTTGCCAACAAGTACAGTTTCCTGCTAGCTGA
- a CDS encoding putative ABC multidrug transporter, translated as MGRLSDSSSPHNLPEKPHHETGELYAPPQPVKDESESIVVNSDRTGYEAESNDGRKNAAEAEQAASLANYFRVLSYTSAKDRVILGIAFICSIGSGVPLPLMNIVFGKMVGEFNGYFIPGTSVTEAQFKSSVSKLSLYIVYLFIGKFTLTYVSMLCFRVIGLRVSAALRLEYMQSLFTQPITKLDQVSVGTVTNTISTLSNSIQQSISDKLAILFQSLALLVTAYIIAFKYSWALTLVTSASLLFILIACSVTIPIITKVQQKVDKADEKHSSIAAEVFGSIRTVVSLGAEEPLRKKYAVWVEEARKRGQGMSIAMGVQFALMFFAMYSSFSLAFWFGLKLYREGHIENINTVITVFFSVMIAVTVLGNIATPLINVSKASSAATSFFEMIDSERIELGGLRDPDVSAHVDIVFQDVHFTYPTRPDTAVLKGLNARFEKGKTTALVGPSGSGKSTIVALVERWYQLESSEEDHSRGTISVGEHNINSLDIKWWRSQIGLVQQEPFLFNDTIFNNVSFGLIGTKWENETEAVKREMVEKACREAFAEEFIKRLPKGYRTIVGENGTKLSGGQRQRLAIARSIVKEPTILILDEATSAIDVRGEKIVQAALDQVSKNRTTIVIAHRLSTIRQADHIVVMKGGVNVEQGTHDGLLADEKGVYHDLVHAQKLELLAEDETNESEIPHELKEEVQLAHFALDDKQQVEEENTKDKSRGFFSSIGLLLYEQRANWPFYLTTIFGAVGAGAAFPLQSWLFAKLIHVFQLTGRQLADAANFWALMFFILALGVALSYSIVGYSSNSLSVRIGSSCRKEYFQSILEKPIPFYDINENASGSLISRLATDPKQVQDLLGMNGIFPVISVFSMIGCIAIAFSFGWKLSLVAVFAALPCTFLAAFMRIRYELQFEAMNAAVYSGSSQFAAEAIEAFRTVSALTMEDAILDRYANLLRQQQTKAFRKAWYATLIFAFSDSVELCAMALTFWYGGQLLASREYQPTSFFVIYMAIIQGGQSAGQFLSFGPNMAQATASANRVLSLRSNSSTKDAANMGQKQLAHFASQSGASIEFCDVAFKYASQDVPLFTGLNVSIKSGQFVAFVGPSGCGKTTVISLLERFYDPFQGTISLNGQDIRSLEKSSYRRALSLVAQEPRLFEGTIRENITLGLDKSDFTENEIIQACKDAEIHDFITSLPEGYSTELGIKAQTALSGGQRQRLCIARALLRKPSLLLLDEATSSLDSQSEKVVQGALERLAGKRSMTIVAVAHRLATIQKADMIFVFGESEAGHGSRIVEQGTHQELLRTKGTYWQMVSIRTLFPPLYGLLSLLTLL; from the exons ATGGGCCGTTTGTCGGACAGCTCTTCGCCACATAACCTACCCGAGAAACCACATCATGAAACCGGAGAGCTCTATGCTCCTCCTCAACCCGTGAAGGACGAGTCGGAGAGCATTGTCGTGAACTCAGATCGAACAGGATATGAGGCTGAAAGCAACGATGGACGCAAAAATGCTGCAGAGGCTGAACAAGCTGCCTCTTTGGCCAACTACTTT CGAGTCCTATCCTATACAAGCGCCAAGGATCGTGTTATACTCGGAATAGCGTTCATATGCTCTATCGGATCTGGAGTG CCACTGCCACTTATGAATATCGTGTTCGGTAAGATGGTTGGTGAGTTCAACGGATATTTTATCCCCGGCACATCGGTCACAGAAGCACAATTTAAATCATCCGTGAGCAAACTGAG CTTGTATATTGTTTACCTCTTTATCGGCAAGTTCACTTTAACATATGTCTCCATG CTCTGTTTCCGTGTCATCGGTCTTCGCGTCTCGGCTGCCTTGCGGCTGGAATACATGCAGTCACTTTTCACCCAACCAATTACTAAACTCGATCAAGTGTCGGTGGGCACGGTCACGAATACCATCTCGACCCTCTCCAATTCGATTCAGCAAAGCATTTCGGATAAGCTGGCAATCCTATTCCAATCTCTGGCTCTCCTAGTTACAGCATACATCATCGCCTTCAAGTACTCGTGGGCCTTGACTCTCGTGACCAGCGCTTCCCTTTTGTTCATCCTCATCGCTTGTAGTGTGACGATCCCCATTATCACTAAGGTGCAACAGAAAGTTGACAAAGCCGATGAGAAGCATTCGTCAATAGCAGCAGAAGTATTCGGTTCTATTCGAACTGTTGTTTCCCTCGGGGCGGAGGAACCTCTCAGAAAGAAATATGCCGTCTGGGTCGAAGAAGCCCGAAAGCGTGGACAGGGTATGTCTATTGCTATGGGTGTCCAATTTGCTCTTATGTTCTTCGCAATGTACTCGAGCTTTTCTTTAGCATTCTGGTTTGGGCTGAAGTTGTACCGGGAGGGCCATATCGAGAATATCAACACAGTCATCAC GGTGTTTTTCTCCGTCATGATTGCAGTCACTGTTTTGGGAAATATTGCAACACCATTGATTAACGTCTCTAAGGCCTCCAGCGCCGCGACTTCATTCTTCGAGATGATAGACTCCGAGAGGATTGAGCTTGGCGGCCTCCGTGATCCTGATGTTTCAGCTCACGTGGACATTGTTTTCCAAGATGTTCATTTCACGTATCCCACGCGACCCGATACCGCAGTTCTCAAGGGATTGAATGCCCGATTCGAGAAAGGCAAGACCACCGCATTAGTTGGTCCATCAGGCTCGGGTAAGAGTACAATTGTGGCTCTTGTTGAGCGATGGTATCAACTGGAGTCGAGTGAAGAGGACCATAGCCGAGGAACCATCTCCGTGGGTGAACACAATATCAATAGCCTGGATATAAAATGGTGGAGATCGCAGATCGGACTGGTTCAGCAGGAGCCCTTCCTTTTCAACGACACGATTTTCAATAATGTCTCGTTCGGCCTGATCGGAACGAAATGGGAAAACGAAACTGAAGCGGTGAAAAGAGAGATGGTGGAGAAGGCCTGTAGAGAGGCATTTGCGGAGGAATTCATTAAACGCTTGCCAAAG GGCTATCGGACTATAGTGGGCGAAAATGGCACCAAATTGAGTGGTGGCCAAAGGCAACGTCTTGCAATTGCCCGAAGCATCGTGAAAGAGCCCACCATTTTGATTTTAGACGAAGCAACAAGTGCAATCGATGTCCGTGGCGAGAAGATTGTGCAAGCCGCTCTTGATCAGGTTTCGAAAAACCGCACTACTATCGTGATCGCCCACCGGCTATCGACTATTCGACAAGCAGATCACATTGTTGTAATGAAAGGCGGTGTTAATGTCGAGCAAGGAACACACGACGGGCTTTTAGCAGATGAAAAAGGTGTTTACCATGACCTTGTCCATGCCCAAAAACTTGAGCTCTTGGCAGAAGACGAGACCAATGAGAGCGAGATTCCTCATGAGTTGAAAGAAGAGGTCCAGTTGGCACATTTTGCTCTCGATGACAAACAacaggtggaggaagagaataCGAAAGACAAAAGTCGGGGTTTCTTTAGTAGCATCGGTCTGCTTCTATATGAGCAACGTGCAAATTGGCCTTTTTACCTTACGACTATATTTGGCGCAGTTGGTGCAGGAG CCGCCTTCCCGCTTCAGAGCTGGCTCTTCGCAAAACTTATCCATGTTTTCCAATTAACTGGTCGACAGCTTGCTGATGCCGCCAACTTCTGGGCTTTGAtgttcttcatccttgcCCTAGGGGTCGCTCTTAGCTACAGCATCGTCGGATACTCTTCAAACTCGCTTTCAGTG AGGATTGGTTCATCTTGCAGGAAGGAGTATTTTCAGAGCATATTAGAGAAACCTATACCATTCTATGATATAAATGAGAATGCTTCTGGGTCTCTGATTTCTCGCCTCGCAACTGACCCAAAGCAAGTCCAAGATTTACTGGGAATGAATGGAATATTCCCGGTTATCTCCGTATTCAGCATGATTGGTTGTATTGCAATTGCGTTCTCGTTCGGTTGGAAACTCAGCCTCGTGGCTGTCTTTGCAGCTCTACCATGCACCTTCCTAGCTGCCTTTATGCGCATCAGATACGAATTGCAGTTCGAAGCAATGAACGCAGCAGTGTATTCTGGAAGCTCACAGTTTGCAGCGGAAGCTATTGAGGCTTTTCGAACAGTATCGGCATTGACGATGGAAGACGCAATCCTTGATCGCTACGCCAATCTATTGCGACAGCAACAAACCAAGGCTTTCAGGAAAGCATGGTACGCGACGCTGATATTTGCGTTCTCCGATAGTGTTGAGCTATGTGCGATGGCCCTAACGTTCTG GTACGGTGGTCAGCTACTCGCGTCCAGAGAGTACCAGCCAACCTCATTTTTTGTCATTTACATGGCCATCATACAGGGAGGGCAGTCAGCCGGTCAATTCCTTAGCTTTGGACCGAACATGGCGCAAGCCACCGCATCGGCTAACCGGGTGCTGAGCCTACGATCAAATTCATCTACAAAGGATGCCGCCAACATGGGACAGAAACAACTCGCCCATTTTGCTTCACAATCTGGAGCTAGTATCGAATTCTGTGACGTTGCTTTTAAATATGCATCTCAAGATGTTCCTCTTTTCACGGGACTCAATGTTAGTATCAAAAGCGGACAGTTCGTTGCCTTTGTTGGACCTTCTGGTTGCGGAAAGACAACTGTGATATCTCTCTTAGAACGGTTCTATGATCCTTTCCAAGGCACGATATCCCTGAATGGCCAAGATATCCGTTCCTTGGAAAAATCGTCTTATCGCAGAGCGCTGTCTTTAGTGGCTCAAGAACCAAGACTCTTTGAGGGAACAATTCGTGAGAATATCACTCTTGGACTGGATAAATCTGACTTCACGGAGAATGAGATAATCCAAGCTTGCAAAGACGCTGAGATACATGACTTTATTACGTCGCTGCCCGAGGGCTATTCCACCGAGCTGGGTATTAAAGCACAGACAGCTCTCAGTGGAGGCCAGAGGCAGCGGCTATGTATTGCGCGTGCACTGCTACGAAAGCCGTCATTGCTTCTTTTGGATGAGGCAACTTCGAGTCTGGATTCGCAATCAGAAAAGGTAGTACAAGGGGCTCTCGAACGCCTGgcgggaaagagaagcatgACAATCGTCGCGGTCGCGCACCGACTTGCTACTATCCAGAAAGCTGATATGATCTTTGTCTTCGGCGAGAGCGAGGCTGGCCATGGATCCCGAATCGTGGAGCAGGGCACCCATCAAGAATTGCTTCGGACTAAAGGGACCTACTGGCAGATGGTAAGTATCCGAACACTCTTCCCACCACTATATGGTTTGCTCTCCTTACTAACATTATTATAA